From one Trueperella pyogenes genomic stretch:
- a CDS encoding GNAT family N-acetyltransferase: MDCAREDLRLVPTTESDRTYLARLNFLTDTFGDEFGSLPEDFDEWYNYYIGTWTPVDGGLIAWKGHVPAGGSWLLWGNENYHGFGHVSDGVPELAIAVERRYAGHGIGPQLIDGVSEIARAAGAPGISLSVAATNERAHRLYLRMGFEPTGKVVHGHAVMLRRLA; the protein is encoded by the coding sequence ATGGACTGTGCCCGTGAAGACCTACGTCTCGTTCCCACAACGGAATCTGATCGGACTTATCTTGCTCGTCTGAACTTTCTCACCGACACGTTCGGCGACGAGTTTGGATCGCTCCCGGAGGACTTTGACGAGTGGTACAACTACTACATCGGCACCTGGACTCCCGTAGATGGCGGCCTCATCGCGTGGAAAGGCCATGTTCCCGCAGGCGGCTCGTGGTTGCTCTGGGGAAATGAAAACTACCACGGATTCGGGCACGTCAGCGACGGCGTGCCCGAGCTCGCCATAGCGGTAGAGCGCAGGTATGCCGGGCATGGGATTGGTCCGCAGCTTATCGATGGGGTCAGCGAGATTGCCCGCGCGGCAGGCGCCCCCGGCATTTCCCTGTCAGTTGCGGCCACGAACGAGCGCGCTCATCGTCTCTACCTGCGGATGGGCTTTGAACCCACCGGAAAAGTAGTTCATGGCCACGCCGTGATGTTGCGGCGCTTGGCTTAG
- a CDS encoding GNAT family N-acetyltransferase, with the protein MSIRIRPATALDAPAIADVHRTSWQETYRGILPEDIIERHTISMDGVWMARLADPGATTTWVATEDNDVVGFILVEAMGPDHPASLRVGGLYLRPEVKRRGYGTALLEYAIGDVPAYTEVAVSNRGAMDFWNRLGFLQTTTTFNEAFGSEIATLVRKEG; encoded by the coding sequence ATGAGCATTCGTATTCGCCCTGCCACGGCTCTCGACGCCCCGGCTATCGCCGACGTCCACCGCACTTCATGGCAGGAAACCTATCGTGGCATTCTTCCCGAGGACATCATCGAACGCCATACTATCTCCATGGACGGCGTGTGGATGGCGCGTCTTGCCGACCCCGGCGCGACCACAACGTGGGTGGCCACCGAGGATAACGACGTCGTTGGCTTCATCCTCGTTGAGGCGATGGGTCCGGACCACCCGGCGTCGTTGCGTGTGGGCGGCCTCTACCTACGCCCCGAGGTCAAACGACGCGGATACGGTACGGCCCTGCTCGAGTATGCGATCGGGGATGTGCCAGCATACACTGAGGTCGCGGTCTCGAATCGGGGGGCCATGGATTTTTGGAACAGACTCGGTTTTCTGCAAACGACGACGACGTTTAACGAGGCGTTCGGCTCCGAGATCGCAACACTTGTTCGGAAAGAAGGCTGA
- the nadE gene encoding ammonia-dependent NAD(+) synthetase: MHPLQQHIIDSTGVQPQIDPAHEVERRVQFLCDYMLATHTAGFVLGISGGVDSTLAGRLAQMAVDKLTAQGHDATFYAVRLPYGLQADEADAAAAMTWVGADREVTLNIQEATDGMERAYEAALGVQISDFNKGNVKARQRMIAQYAIAGDLRLLVIGTDHAAENVTGFFTKFGDGGADVLPLAGLNKRQVRALLRYLGAPERLWAKVATADLLDGRPLRTDEDELGITYDEIDDYLEGKQISAAAAANLEEKWKRARHKRTTPVEPRDTWWR, encoded by the coding sequence ATGCATCCCTTACAGCAACATATCATTGACAGCACGGGCGTTCAGCCACAGATAGATCCGGCACACGAGGTGGAGCGCCGCGTTCAGTTCCTGTGCGACTACATGCTCGCCACCCACACTGCGGGATTCGTCCTGGGAATCTCGGGCGGTGTGGACTCAACTTTGGCGGGGCGGCTGGCGCAGATGGCCGTAGACAAGCTGACTGCCCAAGGGCACGACGCCACCTTCTATGCCGTGCGCCTGCCATATGGTCTACAAGCTGACGAAGCAGATGCCGCCGCCGCGATGACGTGGGTGGGGGCTGACCGGGAGGTGACGCTCAACATCCAGGAAGCCACCGATGGGATGGAGAGAGCCTACGAGGCGGCCCTCGGCGTCCAGATCTCCGATTTCAACAAGGGCAACGTCAAGGCGCGCCAGCGCATGATCGCTCAGTACGCGATCGCGGGCGACCTCCGCCTGCTCGTCATCGGCACCGATCATGCCGCGGAGAACGTCACCGGTTTTTTCACGAAGTTTGGCGACGGCGGCGCCGACGTCCTGCCGTTGGCGGGTCTGAACAAGCGTCAAGTTCGCGCATTGCTGCGCTACCTTGGCGCACCTGAGCGGCTATGGGCAAAAGTTGCGACCGCCGATCTGCTCGACGGGCGTCCGCTGCGCACCGACGAAGACGAGCTCGGTATCACCTACGACGAGATCGACGATTACCTGGAAGGCAAACAGATATCCGCCGCTGCCGCCGCCAACCTCGAGGAAAAGTGGAAGCGTGCCCGGCACAAGCGCACCACTCCCGTGGAGCCACGCGATACGTGGTGGCGTTAA
- a CDS encoding SatD family protein gives MKRMKERPELVAVIGDLVNSRGSNRLAAHNTLKAALAALPSDAVMALAPTVGDEIQGVFATAGAAIRSTHLLRLTMLAHNCDIRFGLGLGDVVEIGDGIQDGSAWWHARGGLNSVEELAQTPGWAGVRTGFPDAEPTVLASAQLIDAHISALRPGTCETLLGLLADEPNQDTATRLGISPSANTQRVKSNNLRPLAQAMQALWS, from the coding sequence ATGAAACGTATGAAGGAAAGGCCTGAACTCGTAGCGGTCATCGGCGACCTCGTCAATTCCCGTGGAAGCAACCGACTCGCCGCTCACAACACGCTCAAGGCCGCCCTGGCGGCTCTCCCCTCCGACGCCGTCATGGCCCTCGCCCCCACCGTGGGAGACGAAATCCAGGGCGTCTTTGCAACCGCTGGCGCAGCCATCCGATCCACGCATCTCCTTCGTCTCACTATGCTCGCACATAACTGCGACATTCGCTTCGGGCTCGGCCTCGGCGACGTCGTCGAGATCGGGGACGGCATTCAAGACGGCTCCGCCTGGTGGCATGCTCGCGGAGGACTCAACTCCGTCGAAGAACTAGCACAAACCCCCGGATGGGCGGGAGTGCGAACTGGGTTTCCCGACGCCGAGCCCACAGTTCTCGCCAGCGCCCAGCTTATTGACGCCCACATCAGCGCTCTGCGACCGGGCACCTGCGAGACTCTGCTCGGATTGCTCGCCGACGAGCCGAACCAAGACACAGCGACCCGACTCGGCATCAGCCCGTCAGCCAATACCCAAAGGGTCAAAAGCAATAACCTGCGCCCCCTGGCTCAAGCCATGCAGGCTCTGTGGAGTTAA